Proteins encoded within one genomic window of Williamwhitmania sp.:
- a CDS encoding aminotransferase class I/II-fold pyridoxal phosphate-dependent enzyme, giving the protein MIVPTSNRLIQVEEYFFSRKLSEIERLKQQGIEVINLGIGNPDLPPPPEMFASLAAANNLEHSNGYQSYKGIPELRKSFSNWYKRFFNVDLNPTTEVLPLLGSKEGIMHLSMAFLNPGDEVLVPNPGYPTYANAALLAGATPIPYLLEEAAGYHPDFSLLESLDLSRVKMMWVNYPHMPTGAKATPELMTQLVEFGRRHNILICADNPYSFILNENPASILSIPGAKEVAVELNSLSKSHNMAGWRVGMLAGQESVVKAVLQLKSNMDSGMSLPVQLAAAAALNVEDDWYSMLNKHYSIRQELAISMAEMLGCRANANQAGMFVWAKIPDWVFSTETFCDEILKQTRVFFTPGTVFGSAGEGYLRISLCASEKTLADARCRLQSFDIHR; this is encoded by the coding sequence ATGATTGTCCCAACATCCAATAGGCTTATCCAGGTAGAGGAATACTTTTTCTCAAGAAAACTCTCAGAAATTGAGCGGCTCAAGCAACAGGGCATTGAGGTTATTAACCTAGGCATTGGCAATCCCGATTTGCCCCCACCCCCCGAAATGTTCGCCAGCTTGGCAGCAGCAAACAACCTTGAGCACAGCAATGGCTACCAGAGCTATAAAGGAATACCAGAACTTCGGAAATCCTTTTCCAATTGGTATAAGCGCTTCTTCAACGTCGATTTAAACCCCACCACAGAAGTGCTGCCGCTTCTTGGTTCCAAGGAAGGAATCATGCACCTCTCCATGGCTTTTTTAAATCCAGGTGATGAGGTATTGGTTCCCAACCCCGGCTATCCAACCTACGCCAATGCCGCGCTGCTCGCTGGAGCCACACCTATACCTTATCTTTTGGAGGAGGCAGCGGGATATCACCCAGATTTCTCTCTTCTTGAAAGTCTTGATTTGAGTAGGGTGAAGATGATGTGGGTAAACTACCCGCACATGCCCACAGGAGCAAAGGCTACGCCAGAGCTTATGACTCAGCTCGTTGAATTCGGAAGGAGGCACAATATCCTCATCTGCGCCGACAATCCCTACAGCTTTATCCTTAACGAAAACCCCGCAAGTATTCTATCAATTCCTGGGGCCAAGGAGGTGGCCGTTGAGCTGAATTCTCTAAGCAAGTCGCACAACATGGCGGGTTGGAGGGTTGGCATGTTGGCTGGACAAGAGTCCGTTGTAAAAGCGGTGTTGCAGCTTAAGAGCAACATGGACTCCGGCATGTCGCTTCCCGTTCAGCTGGCAGCGGCGGCAGCTTTAAACGTCGAGGACGATTGGTACAGCATGCTGAACAAGCACTACAGCATTCGACAAGAACTTGCGATTAGCATGGCTGAGATGCTTGGTTGCAGAGCAAATGCCAACCAAGCAGGCATGTTTGTTTGGGCAAAGATTCCAGACTGGGTATTCAGCACGGAGACCTTCTGTGATGAGATACTAAAACAAACAAGGGTATTTTTTACACCCGGAACCGTGTTTGGCTCAGCTGGAGAAGGATACCTGCGAATTTCACTTTGCGCAAGCGAAAAAACGCTTGCCGACGCCCGGTGTAGACTTCAGTCGTTCGATATACATCGCTAG
- the rho gene encoding transcription termination factor Rho: MYDILELNKKLLPELREIAKTLNIKRIESLKKQELIYRILDAQAVLDVNIKDPKKREPIERRREQPKEIVKEPLVKKEHIRREEARPLVPRENQIMPESRPLETKPEAVKEVKKEEVRKVILPSARFAKEEQHGDSDQRSRERKRFKRKDAPEGRPWTDNRQRVEDTTAIELSADIPEVSEEIIAEERLNTEIETGAASQQEVAQVAPATPPVADEPRVVQLPFAKKSIEKRQDRFDFDGLINTTGVLEIMPDGYGFLRSSDYNYLSSPDDVYVSQSQIKLFGLKTGDTVTGSIRPPREGEKYFPLIKVVEINGRDPEYIRDRVSFDYLTPLFPNEKFNLIGNGNRDLSARIVDMFAPIGKGQRGLIVAQPKTGKTMLLKAIANAIADNHPEVYMIVLLIDERPEEVTDMARSVKAEVIASTFDEPADRHVRVANIVLEKAKRLVECGHDVVILLDSITRLARAFNTVQPASGKVLSGGVDANALHKPKRFFGAARNIENGGSLTILATALTETGSKMDDVIFEEFKGTGNMELQLDRKLSNKRVYPAVDIVASSTRREDLLVDKDVLRRLWILRNYLTDMNSIEAMEFLRDRLVKTISNDEFLISMNSD; encoded by the coding sequence ATGTACGATATTCTGGAGCTGAATAAGAAGCTTCTTCCCGAACTGCGGGAAATTGCCAAAACATTGAACATTAAAAGAATAGAATCTCTGAAGAAACAGGAACTAATTTATAGAATCCTTGATGCGCAGGCTGTTCTGGATGTAAACATTAAAGACCCTAAGAAAAGGGAGCCCATAGAAAGACGACGGGAGCAGCCAAAGGAAATAGTAAAGGAACCGTTGGTTAAGAAGGAACATATTCGTAGAGAAGAGGCTAGACCACTGGTACCTCGTGAAAATCAGATAATGCCGGAGAGTCGGCCTTTGGAAACGAAACCCGAAGCGGTTAAGGAGGTTAAGAAGGAAGAGGTGCGCAAGGTAATCCTTCCCTCTGCCCGTTTTGCAAAAGAGGAACAACATGGCGATTCGGACCAGAGGTCTCGCGAGCGTAAACGCTTTAAGAGAAAAGATGCGCCAGAAGGTCGACCTTGGACTGATAACAGGCAACGTGTTGAAGATACCACAGCCATCGAACTTTCTGCCGATATTCCTGAGGTTTCCGAAGAAATCATTGCAGAAGAGAGATTAAATACTGAGATTGAGACTGGTGCTGCTTCACAGCAGGAGGTTGCTCAAGTTGCCCCTGCCACTCCTCCGGTTGCGGATGAGCCTCGCGTAGTGCAGCTGCCTTTTGCGAAAAAAAGTATTGAGAAACGCCAAGATCGCTTTGACTTCGATGGATTGATTAACACCACAGGGGTTCTTGAAATCATGCCCGATGGATATGGATTCTTAAGGTCTTCGGACTATAACTATCTCAGTTCGCCCGATGATGTATATGTTTCGCAATCTCAAATTAAGCTCTTTGGTCTCAAAACAGGCGATACAGTTACCGGCAGTATCCGTCCACCAAGAGAAGGTGAGAAATATTTCCCTCTAATTAAGGTTGTTGAAATTAACGGTCGTGACCCAGAATATATTCGCGACAGGGTTTCCTTCGACTATCTCACACCCCTTTTCCCCAACGAAAAGTTTAACCTCATTGGCAATGGTAACCGCGATCTCTCTGCACGAATTGTGGATATGTTTGCTCCCATTGGTAAAGGGCAGCGCGGACTAATTGTTGCTCAGCCCAAAACGGGTAAAACCATGTTATTAAAGGCTATTGCCAACGCAATTGCCGACAACCACCCCGAAGTTTACATGATTGTGCTGCTCATCGATGAGCGCCCTGAGGAGGTTACCGACATGGCTCGTAGCGTAAAGGCTGAGGTTATTGCCTCCACCTTCGACGAGCCTGCCGATAGGCACGTTAGGGTTGCAAATATCGTGCTTGAGAAGGCAAAACGGTTGGTTGAGTGTGGCCACGATGTGGTTATCTTACTCGACTCCATTACTCGTCTGGCACGTGCCTTTAATACCGTGCAACCGGCTTCAGGCAAGGTGCTTTCGGGGGGTGTTGACGCTAACGCGCTCCATAAGCCCAAACGCTTCTTTGGCGCTGCTCGTAACATCGAAAACGGTGGATCCCTTACAATTCTTGCCACTGCACTCACCGAAACCGGTTCAAAAATGGATGACGTTATTTTTGAGGAGTTCAAAGGAACTGGTAACATGGAGCTGCAGCTCGACCGGAAGTTGTCCAACAAGCGTGTATACCCTGCTGTGGACATTGTTGCCTCCAGCACCCGTCGTGAAGACCTGCTGGTGGACAAGGATGTTCTTCGTCGACTTTGGATCCTGCGTAACTACCTTACCGACATGAACTCTATTGAAGCAATGGAATTCCTCCGCGATAGGTTGGTTAAAACGATATCCAACGATGAGTTTTTGATTTCCATGAATAGCGACTAA
- the rpe gene encoding ribulose-phosphate 3-epimerase: MDTIVAPSLLSANFGNLKDDIEMVNRSQADWFHCDIMDGLFVPNLSYGFPIIEQIKRLAKKPLDVHLMIVDPDRYLERFKEAGADILTVHIEACTHLHRTLQKIKALGMKAGIALNPHTAVSQLEEIVTDADLVLIMSVNPGFGGQKFIENSYAKIARLREMAEQKHHSLIIEVDGGVDTANAARLHSAGANALVAGNAIFKAKNPEEVIAKLKMS; this comes from the coding sequence ATGGATACAATTGTTGCCCCTTCGCTCCTATCTGCCAACTTTGGCAATCTTAAGGATGATATTGAAATGGTAAACCGCAGCCAGGCCGACTGGTTCCACTGCGACATTATGGACGGGTTATTTGTTCCAAACCTTTCCTATGGCTTTCCCATTATTGAGCAAATTAAGCGGTTGGCCAAGAAACCATTGGATGTGCACCTCATGATTGTTGACCCTGACCGATACCTAGAACGCTTTAAGGAGGCCGGTGCCGATATCCTGACCGTTCATATTGAAGCATGCACTCACCTCCATCGAACACTTCAGAAGATAAAGGCCTTAGGCATGAAGGCTGGCATCGCCCTTAACCCGCACACTGCTGTTAGCCAGCTTGAGGAGATTGTAACCGATGCCGATTTGGTGCTCATTATGTCGGTAAACCCAGGATTTGGTGGACAAAAATTTATAGAGAATAGCTATGCAAAAATTGCTCGTCTACGCGAAATGGCTGAACAGAAACATCACTCCCTTATAATAGAGGTCGATGGTGGCGTGGACACAGCTAATGCAGCAAGGCTCCACAGCGCAGGCGCAAACGCATTGGTTGCTGGCAATGCCATTTTTAAGGCAAAAAACCCTGAGGAGGTAATTGCAAAGCTAAAAATGTCTTAG
- a CDS encoding RNA polymerase sigma factor RpoD/SigA: protein MRQLKITKQVTNRETPSLDKYLHEIGKVDLLSTEEEVSLARKIKHGDEAALQQLIKANLRFVVSVAKQYQNQGLSLPDLINEGNLGLIKAAQRFDESRGFKFISYAVWWIRQSILQALAEQARIVRLPLNKIGSLNKINKAFSELEQRFEREPTVDELSEILEIAPRDIKEAMKSSNRPISMDAPISNDDDGNMYDVMLNTDTPSPDKGLLNDSLRREIERALATLTDRESTIVKLYFGLNGAPPHTLDEIGLELDLTRERVRQIKEKAIKRLKHATRSKILKTYLG from the coding sequence ATGAGACAGCTCAAAATCACTAAGCAAGTAACCAACCGAGAAACCCCGTCGCTTGACAAGTATTTGCACGAGATTGGAAAGGTTGACTTGCTGTCCACAGAAGAGGAGGTAAGTCTCGCTCGTAAAATTAAGCATGGCGACGAAGCAGCACTACAGCAGCTAATTAAGGCAAACTTACGCTTTGTAGTTTCGGTTGCCAAGCAATACCAAAATCAAGGATTAAGCCTACCGGACCTGATTAACGAGGGTAACCTTGGTTTAATTAAGGCCGCGCAACGCTTCGACGAATCACGAGGATTTAAATTTATATCCTATGCAGTGTGGTGGATTCGCCAGTCGATCCTCCAGGCTCTTGCCGAACAAGCACGTATTGTACGCCTACCCCTCAATAAAATTGGCAGCCTCAACAAAATTAACAAAGCATTTTCGGAATTAGAGCAGCGTTTTGAACGTGAGCCAACCGTAGATGAACTTTCAGAAATACTAGAAATTGCGCCTCGCGATATTAAGGAGGCAATGAAAAGTTCCAATCGCCCTATCTCGATGGATGCCCCCATCAGCAACGACGACGATGGGAATATGTACGACGTGATGCTGAATACCGATACGCCAAGTCCCGACAAGGGCCTGCTTAACGATTCGCTCCGCCGAGAAATTGAGCGCGCTTTGGCGACCCTTACCGACAGGGAATCCACCATCGTAAAGCTTTACTTCGGGCTAAATGGTGCTCCGCCACACACCCTCGACGAAATTGGGCTCGAACTTGATCTTACGCGCGAGCGGGTTCGGCAGATTAAGGAGAAGGCCATAAAGCGACTTAAACATGCTACCCGAAGTAAAATACTCAAAACATATCTTGGCTAG
- a CDS encoding prephenate dehydratase, translating into MNPSKVAIQGILGSFHEMAAQQYFMHPIEIDECMTFRQLVQHVSDGIASFGLMAVENSVVGSILPNYALLRETKLFVTGEIYLRIVQNLMALPGETVDSIGEIHSHPMALAQCSQFTNRLASVKLVEVDDTALAAQQIAQKGQHGTAAIGSKLAAIQYGLNIIAASIESNKENYTRFLIVEKKPQQLEGANKASLCFSVDHQVGSLATTLKILAENGIDLTMLQSLPMVGRSWEYYFHADITFTNYNRYRSTLEQVRQRVNSLQLIGEYPQGKVVL; encoded by the coding sequence ATGAACCCTTCAAAAGTAGCAATCCAAGGAATTCTAGGCTCATTTCACGAGATGGCAGCCCAGCAATATTTTATGCACCCCATCGAGATTGATGAATGTATGACCTTTCGCCAACTGGTTCAACATGTTTCGGATGGTATCGCCAGTTTTGGTTTAATGGCAGTAGAAAATTCGGTCGTAGGCAGCATTCTGCCAAACTATGCGCTGCTGAGGGAGACAAAGCTCTTTGTTACGGGGGAGATTTACCTTCGCATTGTCCAGAACCTGATGGCTCTGCCCGGTGAAACGGTTGATTCAATAGGGGAAATTCACTCCCATCCGATGGCGCTTGCCCAATGCAGCCAATTTACCAATAGGTTGGCGAGCGTTAAGCTCGTAGAGGTAGACGATACCGCCCTAGCTGCTCAGCAAATTGCACAAAAGGGTCAACATGGCACTGCTGCAATTGGTAGCAAGCTTGCCGCCATTCAGTATGGATTAAATATCATCGCCGCCTCTATTGAATCGAATAAGGAGAACTACACACGATTCCTCATTGTAGAAAAGAAACCCCAGCAGTTAGAAGGGGCAAATAAAGCCAGCCTCTGCTTTTCAGTTGACCACCAGGTAGGTAGCCTAGCCACAACGCTTAAAATATTGGCCGAAAACGGAATCGACCTCACCATGCTTCAGTCGCTTCCAATGGTTGGCCGAAGCTGGGAGTACTACTTCCATGCTGATATAACCTTCACCAATTACAACCGATACCGCAGCACGCTGGAGCAAGTCCGGCAAAGGGTAAACTCGCTGCAACTAATTGGCGAATATCCACAAGGAAAGGTAGTATTATAA